The Oncorhynchus tshawytscha isolate Ot180627B linkage group LG05, Otsh_v2.0, whole genome shotgun sequence genome includes a window with the following:
- the LOC112251545 gene encoding thrombospondin-4, which yields MGVRCINTSPGFRCGPCPTGYTGPRVQGIGLSYATNNKQVCKDINECDGPKNGGCMENSNCVNTPGSFKCGSCKAGYVGDQRKGCKPERACGNGQLNPCHASGECIVQRDGKIECQCGVGWAGNGYFCSSDIDIDGFPDEKLECTERNCAKDNCLTVPNSGQEDVDKDGKGDACDEDADGDGILNTQDNCVLVPNVNQRNVDEDDFGDACDNCRMIKNNDQKDTDVDRLGDECDEDIDGDRIPNNLDNCKRVPNANQKDRDGDKVGDACDSCPYVQNPDQLDMDNDLIGDPCDTNKDSDGDGHQDSQDNCPAVINSSQLDTDKDGLGDECDNDDDDDGIPDLLPPGPDNCRLIPNPLQEDSDGDGVGNVCENDFDNDTIIDSIDVCPENAEVTLTDFRAYQTVVLDPEGDAQIDPNWVVLDQGREIVQTMNSDPGLAVGYTAFNGVDFEGTFHVNTVTDDDYAGFIFGYQDSSSFYVVMWKQVEQIYWQANPFRAVAEPGIQLKAVKSNTGPGENLRNSLWHTGDTSDQVKLLWKDVRNVGWKDKTSYRWFLQHRPQDGYIRVRFFEGPQIVADTGIIIDTTMRGGRLGVFCFSQENIIWANLRYRCNDTTLENFDSYQVQPVQLQF from the exons ATGGGTGTGCGCTGCATCAACACCTCTCCAGGGTTCCGCTGTGGCCCCTGTCCCACTGGCTACACCGGCCCCCGGGTGCAGGGAATAGGCCTCTCCTACGCCACTAACAACAAACAG GTCTGTAAGGACATCAATGAGTGCGATGGACCCAAGAATGGAGGTTGTATGGAAAATTCCAACTGTGTGAACACACCT GGCTCGTTTAAGTGTGGCTCCTGTAAGGCAGGCTATGTGGGGGATCAGCGCAAGGGCTGTAAGCCTGAGAGAGCGTGTGGTAATGGCCAGCTCAACCCCTGCCATGCCAGCGGAGAGTGCATTGTCCAACGAGATGGGAAAATAGAGTGTCAG TGTGGGGTGGGATGGGCTGGCAATGGCTACTTCTGCAGCTCTGACATTGACATTGATGGCTTCCCTGATGAGAAACTGGAATGCACCGAGAGGAACTGTGCCAAG GACAACTGTCTAACAGTACCCAACTCTGGCCAAGAGGATGTAGACAAGGATGGCAAAGGAGATGCCTGTGATGAGGATGCAGATGGCGATGGAATCCTAAATACACAG GACAACTGTGTGCTGGTACCAAATGTCAACCAAAGAAATGTGGACGAAGATGACTTTGGAGACGCCTGTGACAACTGCCGTATGATCAAAAACAACGACCAGAAAGACACTGATGTTGATAGACTGGGTGACGAATGTGACGAAGACATTGATGGCGACA GAATCCCCAATAATCTGGACAACTGCAAAAGGGTTCCCAATGCTAACCAGAAGGATCGAGATGGGGACAAAGTCGGAGATGCTTGTGACAGTTGCCCCTATGTTCAAAACCCTGACCAG TTGGATATGGACAACGATTTGATCGGAGACCCTTGTGACACCAATAAGGACAG TGATGGTGACGGTCACCAGGACTCTCAGGACAACTGCCCTGCAGTCATCAACAGCTCCCAGCTGGACACGGACAAGGACGGCCTGGGGGACGAGTGTGacaatgacgatgatgatgatggtattcCTGACCTTCTGCCCCCGGGACCGGACAACTGTCGCCTCATTCCCAACCCTCTGCAGGAGGACTCTGACG GTGATGGTGTTGGGAATGTGTGTGAGAACGACTTTGACAACGACACCATCATCGACAGCATCGATGTGTGCCCGGAGAACGCCGAGGTCACTCTCACAGACTTCAGGGCCTACCAGACAGTGGTGCTGGACCCAGAGGGAGACGCACAGATAGACCCTAACTGGGTGGTGCTCGATCAG GGAAGAGAGATCGTCCAAACTATGAACAGTGACCCTGGACTGGCTGTTG GTTACACAGCTTTCAACGGTGTTGACTTCGAAGGGACTTTCCATGTGAATACCGTAACGGACGACGACTATGCAGGGTTCATCTTTGGCTACCAGGACTCTTCCTCCTTCTACGTGGTGATGTGGAAACAGGTTGAGCAAATCTATTGGCAGGCCAATCCATTCAGAGCTGTGGCAGAACCAGGGATCCAACTGAAG GCTGTGAAGTCCAACACGGGACCAGGGGAGAATCTACGCAACTCCCTGTGGCACACTGGCGACACCAGTGACCAGGTGAAGCTGCTGTGGAAAGACGTCCGCAACGTGGGCTGGAAGGACAAGACTTCCTACCGCTGGTTCTTGCAACACAGGCCCCAAGATGGCTACATCAG AGTGCGTTTCTTTGAGGGTCCTCAGATAGTGGCAGACACAGGTATCATCATAGACACCACCATGAGAGGAGGCAGACTGGGTGTCTTCTGCTTTTCCCAGGAGAACATAATCTGGGCTAACCTACGCTATCGCTGCAATG
- the LOC112250744 gene encoding trimeric intracellular cation channel type A isoform X2 has protein sequence MLYCFGSYILADVLLGGCPLDYFQYNSHILLASAIWYLVFFCPLNLFYKCVAFLPVKLVLVALKEVVRTRKIAAGVHHAHHAYHNGFLIMVIIGYVKGSGVALISNFEQLLRGVWRPETNEILNMSFPTKASLYGAILFTLQETHLLPVSKTTLICLFTAFMATTKVILTARHSHGSPFVLIESWVCHLLFGSPLGGGEEEHHAAPAPAPVAPVSPVKTKEEVGEGTRKRKSKKAE, from the exons ATGCTCTACTGCTTTGGGAGCTACATCTTAGCAGACGTTTTGCTCGGCGGTTGCCCCCTGGACTATTTCCAATACAACAGCCACATCCTCCTAGCCTCCGCTATTTG GTACCTCGTCTTTTTCTGCCCTCTTAACCTGTTCTACAAATGTGTGGCTTTCCTGCCTGTAAAGCTGGTGCTGGTAGCCTTAAAGGAGGTTGTCCGCACTCGTAAAATCGCAGCTGGTGTGCACCATGCCCATCATGCCTACCATAACGGCTTCCTCATCATGGTCATCATCGGCTACGTCAAAG GGTCAGGAGTGGCTCTCATTTCCAATTTTGAGCAACTGCTGCGTGGTGTGTGGAGGCCCGAGACCAATGAAATCCTCAACATGTCATT CCCTACTAAAGCCAGTCTGTATGGAGCCATTTTATTTACACTTCAGGAGACACACTTGCTTCCTGTGTCCAAGACCACCCTCATCTGTCTTTTCACTGCGTTCATGGCTACTACAAAG GTGATTTTGACCGCCCGCCACTCTCACGGCTCTCCCTTCGTCCTCATCGAGTCTTGGGTGTGCCACTTGCTCTTTGGCTCCCCTCTTGGAGGTGGTGAGGAGGAGCACCAtgctgcccctgcccctgcccctgttGCCCCTGTCTCACCAGTCAAAACCAAGGAAGAGGTTGGCGAAGGCACCCGCAAGAGGAAGTCCAAGAAAGCAGAGTAG
- the LOC112250742 gene encoding mediator of RNA polymerase II transcription subunit 26 isoform X1: protein MTAATTTPQQMRDRLMQAIDGQNNQICNMVAVMDVISYLEKYPITKEALEETRLGKLINDVRKKTKDEDLVKRAKKLLRTWQKLIEPGQSEAQSKGHRGPPGAANGANNPCRAAVSPPVAIPPSDKMVSELKSRNDFNNCYSPKAEKSGNRKRKGEQRDGQHLPAKISKKTAYERTRNSRLPINGIGASPKAFMDTLDAHSHPKSDKDGADHLDNDRLNKIPINAVKPHPSSPGLAKPPSTSALLKTAVLQQQAKMDLVASGRGQHQPKSPHRNLYSPRSTKQDVVVKLSAPKATTLLSPAQSPRVMDSSGLEPSSLPSPQPLTSCIQGSLTVGPPPAESALHQDGPADVDQRLQHSTSTVPLHNSKATSRSKVKAEGNGAATSTVRKRNKYRSRDYTVNLGGQPTEESTKPCRLKDRRLTFDPVTGQIKSWTHKESYPEWEATVVPVTPEPRTELLKRNQYAQNTPVTPSPFQQTNWKELSRNEIIQSYLNRQSNVLTSSGAQTSGAHFFMNEYMEHHIKEARKTHVLVPNIPDTDLPGVSREVINEDLDRIHKEHWPGVNGCHDTKDNWYDWTDCISLEPHGDESKLNILPYVCLD, encoded by the exons ATGACAGCGGCCACGACAACTCCGCAGCAGATGAGAGACCGGCTGATGCAGGCCATCGATGGCCAAAACAAT CAGATCTGCAACATGGTAGCTGTAATGGATGTCATTTCCTATTTGGAGAAATATCCCATCACCAAAGAAGCACTTGAG GAAACCCGCCTTGGCAAGCTGATCAACGACGTAAGGAAAAAGACAAAAGATGAGGATCTTGTCAAGCGTGCAAAGAAGCTCCTGCGCACCTGGCAGAAGCTGATTGAGCCTGGGCAGAGTGAGGCACAGTCCAAGGGGCATAGAGGGCCGCCAGGCGCTGCCAACGGTGCTAACAACCCCTGCCGGGCGGCTGTCTCCCCTCCAGTTGCCATCCCGCCTTCGGATAAAATGGTTTCGGAGCTCAAGAGTAGAAATGACTTCAACAACTGTTATTCTCCCAAAGCAGAAAAGTCAGGCAACCGAAAACGCAAAGGGGAGCAGAGGGATGGACAGCACCTACCAGCGAAAATCTCTAAAAAAACAGCCTATGAAAGAACACGAAACTCACGGCTGCCAATAAATGGAATTGGGGCCAGTCCCAAGGCTTTTATGGACACACTTGATGCTCATTCACATCCAAAATCAGACAAGGATGGTGCTGATCATCTTGACAACGACAGACTCAACAAAATTCCCATCAACGCTGTCAAACCTCACCCTAGCTCACCGGGACTTGCCAAACCTCCTAGCACTTCCGCATTGCTCAAAACGGCCGTGTTGCAACAGCAAGCCAAAATGGACCTGGTTGCTTCAGGAAGGGGGCAACATCAGCCCAAAAGCCCCCACAGAAACTTGTATAGTCCCAGAAGTACGAAACAGGATGTGGTTGTTAAACTGTCTGCACCAAAAGCAACAACTCTACTGAGCCCTGCTCAGAGTCCCAGGGTTATGGACAGCTCTGGACTGGAGCCCTCTTCTTTGCCTTCTCCACAGCCTTTAACCTCATGTATCCAGGGTTCCCTCACTGTTGGGCCTCCGCCTGCAGAGTCCGCCCTTCATCAGGACGGACCGGCAGACGTGGACCAACGCCTTCAGCACAGTACCAGCACAGTACCTCTGCACAACTCAAAAGCCACGTCACGCAGCAAGGTGAAGGCGGAGGGCAATGGTGCTGCCACTAGCACAGTGAGAAAGAGGAACAAATACAGGTCCAGAGACTACACAGTGAACTTGGGTGGGCAGCCCACGGAAGAGAGCACAAAACCATGTAGATTAAAAGACCGTAGACTTACGTTTGACCCTGTAACAGGGCAGATAAAATCCTGGACCCACAAAGAGTCTTACCCAGAATGGGAGGCTACAGTGGTGCCGGTCACACCAGAACCTCGGACAGAACTGCTCAAGCGGAATCAATATGCACAAAATACCCCTGTTACTCCCAGTCCATTCCAACAGACCAACTGGAAAGAGCTGTCAAGGAATGAAATCATCCAGTCTTACCTTAACCGTCAAAGCAATGTGCTCACTTCATCTGGGGCTCAAACCTCGGGGGCACACTTTTTCATGAATGAGTACATGGAACATCATATCAAAGAGGCCAGAAAAACACACGTGCTGGTACCAAATATCCCTGACACGGACTTACCTGGGGTGAGCCGAGAGGTCATAAACGAGGACCTCGACAGAATACACAAAGAGCACTGGCCTGGGGTGAACGGGTGCCATGACACCAAGGACAACTGGTATGATTGGACAGACTGCATATCCTTAGAACCACATGGGGATGAGAGCAAACTGAACATTCTGCCATATGTCTGCCTAGACTGA
- the LOC112250744 gene encoding trimeric intracellular cation channel type A isoform X1, producing MDVLEVLNLGDVAQNFSKMGMFPVFDLAYYIVSILYLKYEPGSVEVARKSPVASWLCAMLYCFGSYILADVLLGGCPLDYFQYNSHILLASAIWYLVFFCPLNLFYKCVAFLPVKLVLVALKEVVRTRKIAAGVHHAHHAYHNGFLIMVIIGYVKGSGVALISNFEQLLRGVWRPETNEILNMSFPTKASLYGAILFTLQETHLLPVSKTTLICLFTAFMATTKVILTARHSHGSPFVLIESWVCHLLFGSPLGGGEEEHHAAPAPAPVAPVSPVKTKEEVGEGTRKRKSKKAE from the exons ATGGACGTGTTGGAAGTCCTCAATTTGGGCGATGTTGCCCAAAATTTCTCAAAAATGGGAATGTTTCCAGTTTTTGATCTTGCTTATTACATCGTGTCCATACTCTACCTCAAGTATGAACCAG GGTCAGTAGAGGTGGCTCGCAAGAGCCCCGTGGCCTCTTGGCTCTGTGCCATGCTCTACTGCTTTGGGAGCTACATCTTAGCAGACGTTTTGCTCGGCGGTTGCCCCCTGGACTATTTCCAATACAACAGCCACATCCTCCTAGCCTCCGCTATTTG GTACCTCGTCTTTTTCTGCCCTCTTAACCTGTTCTACAAATGTGTGGCTTTCCTGCCTGTAAAGCTGGTGCTGGTAGCCTTAAAGGAGGTTGTCCGCACTCGTAAAATCGCAGCTGGTGTGCACCATGCCCATCATGCCTACCATAACGGCTTCCTCATCATGGTCATCATCGGCTACGTCAAAG GGTCAGGAGTGGCTCTCATTTCCAATTTTGAGCAACTGCTGCGTGGTGTGTGGAGGCCCGAGACCAATGAAATCCTCAACATGTCATT CCCTACTAAAGCCAGTCTGTATGGAGCCATTTTATTTACACTTCAGGAGACACACTTGCTTCCTGTGTCCAAGACCACCCTCATCTGTCTTTTCACTGCGTTCATGGCTACTACAAAG GTGATTTTGACCGCCCGCCACTCTCACGGCTCTCCCTTCGTCCTCATCGAGTCTTGGGTGTGCCACTTGCTCTTTGGCTCCCCTCTTGGAGGTGGTGAGGAGGAGCACCAtgctgcccctgcccctgcccctgttGCCCCTGTCTCACCAGTCAAAACCAAGGAAGAGGTTGGCGAAGGCACCCGCAAGAGGAAGTCCAAGAAAGCAGAGTAG
- the LOC112250742 gene encoding mediator of RNA polymerase II transcription subunit 26 isoform X2 has product MTAATTTPQQMRDRLMQAIDGQNNICNMVAVMDVISYLEKYPITKEALEETRLGKLINDVRKKTKDEDLVKRAKKLLRTWQKLIEPGQSEAQSKGHRGPPGAANGANNPCRAAVSPPVAIPPSDKMVSELKSRNDFNNCYSPKAEKSGNRKRKGEQRDGQHLPAKISKKTAYERTRNSRLPINGIGASPKAFMDTLDAHSHPKSDKDGADHLDNDRLNKIPINAVKPHPSSPGLAKPPSTSALLKTAVLQQQAKMDLVASGRGQHQPKSPHRNLYSPRSTKQDVVVKLSAPKATTLLSPAQSPRVMDSSGLEPSSLPSPQPLTSCIQGSLTVGPPPAESALHQDGPADVDQRLQHSTSTVPLHNSKATSRSKVKAEGNGAATSTVRKRNKYRSRDYTVNLGGQPTEESTKPCRLKDRRLTFDPVTGQIKSWTHKESYPEWEATVVPVTPEPRTELLKRNQYAQNTPVTPSPFQQTNWKELSRNEIIQSYLNRQSNVLTSSGAQTSGAHFFMNEYMEHHIKEARKTHVLVPNIPDTDLPGVSREVINEDLDRIHKEHWPGVNGCHDTKDNWYDWTDCISLEPHGDESKLNILPYVCLD; this is encoded by the exons ATGACAGCGGCCACGACAACTCCGCAGCAGATGAGAGACCGGCTGATGCAGGCCATCGATGGCCAAAACAAT ATCTGCAACATGGTAGCTGTAATGGATGTCATTTCCTATTTGGAGAAATATCCCATCACCAAAGAAGCACTTGAG GAAACCCGCCTTGGCAAGCTGATCAACGACGTAAGGAAAAAGACAAAAGATGAGGATCTTGTCAAGCGTGCAAAGAAGCTCCTGCGCACCTGGCAGAAGCTGATTGAGCCTGGGCAGAGTGAGGCACAGTCCAAGGGGCATAGAGGGCCGCCAGGCGCTGCCAACGGTGCTAACAACCCCTGCCGGGCGGCTGTCTCCCCTCCAGTTGCCATCCCGCCTTCGGATAAAATGGTTTCGGAGCTCAAGAGTAGAAATGACTTCAACAACTGTTATTCTCCCAAAGCAGAAAAGTCAGGCAACCGAAAACGCAAAGGGGAGCAGAGGGATGGACAGCACCTACCAGCGAAAATCTCTAAAAAAACAGCCTATGAAAGAACACGAAACTCACGGCTGCCAATAAATGGAATTGGGGCCAGTCCCAAGGCTTTTATGGACACACTTGATGCTCATTCACATCCAAAATCAGACAAGGATGGTGCTGATCATCTTGACAACGACAGACTCAACAAAATTCCCATCAACGCTGTCAAACCTCACCCTAGCTCACCGGGACTTGCCAAACCTCCTAGCACTTCCGCATTGCTCAAAACGGCCGTGTTGCAACAGCAAGCCAAAATGGACCTGGTTGCTTCAGGAAGGGGGCAACATCAGCCCAAAAGCCCCCACAGAAACTTGTATAGTCCCAGAAGTACGAAACAGGATGTGGTTGTTAAACTGTCTGCACCAAAAGCAACAACTCTACTGAGCCCTGCTCAGAGTCCCAGGGTTATGGACAGCTCTGGACTGGAGCCCTCTTCTTTGCCTTCTCCACAGCCTTTAACCTCATGTATCCAGGGTTCCCTCACTGTTGGGCCTCCGCCTGCAGAGTCCGCCCTTCATCAGGACGGACCGGCAGACGTGGACCAACGCCTTCAGCACAGTACCAGCACAGTACCTCTGCACAACTCAAAAGCCACGTCACGCAGCAAGGTGAAGGCGGAGGGCAATGGTGCTGCCACTAGCACAGTGAGAAAGAGGAACAAATACAGGTCCAGAGACTACACAGTGAACTTGGGTGGGCAGCCCACGGAAGAGAGCACAAAACCATGTAGATTAAAAGACCGTAGACTTACGTTTGACCCTGTAACAGGGCAGATAAAATCCTGGACCCACAAAGAGTCTTACCCAGAATGGGAGGCTACAGTGGTGCCGGTCACACCAGAACCTCGGACAGAACTGCTCAAGCGGAATCAATATGCACAAAATACCCCTGTTACTCCCAGTCCATTCCAACAGACCAACTGGAAAGAGCTGTCAAGGAATGAAATCATCCAGTCTTACCTTAACCGTCAAAGCAATGTGCTCACTTCATCTGGGGCTCAAACCTCGGGGGCACACTTTTTCATGAATGAGTACATGGAACATCATATCAAAGAGGCCAGAAAAACACACGTGCTGGTACCAAATATCCCTGACACGGACTTACCTGGGGTGAGCCGAGAGGTCATAAACGAGGACCTCGACAGAATACACAAAGAGCACTGGCCTGGGGTGAACGGGTGCCATGACACCAAGGACAACTGGTATGATTGGACAGACTGCATATCCTTAGAACCACATGGGGATGAGAGCAAACTGAACATTCTGCCATATGTCTGCCTAGACTGA